Proteins from one Deinococcus sp. AB2017081 genomic window:
- a CDS encoding M23 family metallopeptidase, which translates to MVPRASRWARALGAALLLLGLTGAGGAHYVPALPDSAIAKPARQFGLPFAGAPGPNTWLLGQGYGNTTGAYRQRRSTYGNLQGIHAGLDFSAPCGTPVRAIGDGVVAEVDGPHGSPPHNVVIDHAGNLSSLYGHLRVRSSLKRGQTVKRGQVIGESGDSQFTCVSAPHLHLELRDRSHQRFFNPQPFIAADWNTLALASGFGRGYEYDLDSPRRWQSPDTQPQALRGGRLLNEFARPWPPAPGGAR; encoded by the coding sequence ATGGTTCCTCGTGCATCCCGCTGGGCCCGCGCGCTGGGCGCGGCGCTGCTCTTGCTCGGCCTGACCGGCGCAGGCGGTGCCCACTACGTTCCGGCCCTGCCGGACAGCGCCATTGCGAAGCCGGCCCGGCAGTTCGGGCTGCCCTTCGCGGGGGCCCCTGGCCCCAACACGTGGCTGCTCGGTCAGGGCTATGGCAACACCACGGGCGCGTACCGGCAGCGGCGCAGCACCTACGGCAACCTCCAGGGCATTCACGCCGGGCTGGACTTCAGTGCTCCGTGCGGCACACCGGTGCGGGCCATCGGAGACGGCGTCGTGGCCGAGGTGGATGGCCCACACGGCAGCCCGCCGCACAACGTCGTGATCGACCACGCCGGCAACCTGTCGAGCCTGTACGGCCACCTGCGGGTGCGCTCCTCCCTGAAGCGCGGCCAGACGGTGAAGCGCGGACAGGTGATCGGAGAGAGCGGGGACTCGCAGTTCACGTGCGTGAGTGCTCCGCACCTTCACCTGGAACTGCGCGACCGCTCGCACCAGCGCTTCTTCAATCCGCAGCCCTTCATCGCCGCCGACTGGAACACCCTGGCGCTCGCCAGCGGCTTCGGGCGTGGCTACGAGTACGACCTGGACTCGCCGCGCCGCTGGCAGTCGCCGGACACCCAGCCCCAGGCGCTGCGCGGCGGCCGGCTGCTGAACGAGTTCGCCCGCCCGTGGCCGCCCGCACCGGGAGGAGCACGGTGA